In Desulfosalsimonas propionicica, the following are encoded in one genomic region:
- a CDS encoding inositol monophosphatase family protein — MSNHLASYLDFAVETAYLAGRLTLGYFQAGIRPDFKADQTPVTVADQKAEELIRGRIEKKFPDHAILGEEFGESAHKGASHRWYIDPIDGTKAFTRGVPLYGVLLGLEIEGRVEAGVAYFPALDEMVAAATGLGCRFNGRPARVSSVGRMADAVATFTDPGSFAQYGRAEAWQRISQAAYVCAGWGDAYGHCLVATGRAEVMLDAVVNIWDCAPFPPILKEAGGYFGDWSGNEIICANEAISANAAVLPRVLELIRG; from the coding sequence TTGAGCAACCACCTGGCATCTTATCTGGATTTTGCCGTGGAAACCGCCTACCTGGCCGGCCGGCTGACCCTTGGATATTTTCAGGCCGGCATCCGACCCGACTTCAAGGCGGATCAGACGCCTGTGACCGTGGCCGATCAAAAGGCAGAGGAACTCATCCGTGGCCGCATTGAAAAAAAATTCCCGGATCATGCCATTTTGGGCGAGGAATTCGGGGAATCAGCCCATAAGGGGGCAAGCCATCGCTGGTATATTGATCCCATTGACGGCACAAAGGCCTTTACCCGGGGCGTGCCCCTCTACGGAGTCCTGCTGGGCCTGGAAATAGAAGGTCGGGTGGAAGCCGGCGTGGCCTATTTCCCGGCACTGGACGAGATGGTGGCCGCTGCCACCGGACTTGGCTGCCGTTTCAACGGCCGGCCGGCCAGGGTGTCTTCGGTTGGACGAATGGCCGATGCAGTGGCCACATTCACGGATCCGGGCAGCTTTGCCCAATACGGGCGCGCCGAAGCCTGGCAGAGAATTTCGCAGGCGGCATACGTGTGTGCGGGCTGGGGCGATGCCTACGGCCACTGCCTGGTGGCCACGGGCCGGGCCGAAGTGATGCTCGATGCTGTGGTCAATATCTGGGACTGTGCCCCGTTTCCGCCGATTTTAAAGGAAGCCGGCGGTTATTTCGGCGATTGGTCCGGCAATGAAATCATTTGCGCAAACGAGGCCATATCCGCAAATGCCGCTGTTTTGCCCCGGGTCCTGGAACTTATTCGCGGGTAG
- a CDS encoding PFL family protein has protein sequence MPFEVEEIYETASMILRQHLDIRTTTLGLNLKDCIDSDFGVFRKNVYDKVCSHAERLIAESARLERKYGIPVVNKRIAVTPVSLIMETHCEPEKFLEMAQTLDAAARDAGVDFIGGFGALVQKGLTRADSMLIDVLPDVLSQTERVCSFLNVGSFVSGMNLDAVNRIGPMLKQTAAKSENAVGCAKFVVFVNAPEDNPFMAGAFHGVGEADAALNIGISGPGVVRSVVEQNRDCDLTRLSEVIKRTVFKITRAGELIGRELARSLDIGFGIVDISLASTTARGDSVAGVIEAFGIEKIGTHGSTLALALLMNAVKKGGAMASGNVGGLSGTFIPISEDSGMIDAVCAGALGLDKLEALTAVCSVGLDMFAVPGDTPEETLCAIIGDELAIGVINNKTTAVRVIPVPGKKAGDLVQFGGLLGTAPVMHVNGFSSRDFLKRGGRLPASVTSMRN, from the coding sequence ATGCCATTTGAAGTCGAAGAGATTTACGAAACCGCCAGCATGATCCTGCGCCAGCATTTAGACATCCGGACCACCACCCTGGGGCTGAATCTCAAGGACTGCATTGATTCCGACTTCGGGGTTTTCCGCAAAAACGTCTATGACAAAGTCTGCTCCCATGCCGAACGCCTGATTGCTGAATCTGCAAGGCTTGAGAGAAAGTACGGCATTCCGGTTGTCAATAAGCGCATTGCCGTCACCCCGGTAAGCCTGATCATGGAAACCCATTGCGAGCCGGAAAAGTTTCTTGAAATGGCCCAGACCCTGGATGCGGCCGCCCGGGACGCAGGGGTGGATTTTATCGGCGGATTCGGCGCCCTGGTACAAAAGGGACTGACCCGTGCTGACAGCATGCTCATTGATGTGCTCCCGGATGTCTTGTCTCAGACCGAAAGGGTTTGCTCCTTTTTAAACGTTGGCTCTTTTGTCTCCGGCATGAACCTGGATGCGGTCAACCGGATCGGCCCGATGCTGAAACAAACCGCAGCCAAAAGCGAAAACGCCGTTGGATGTGCCAAGTTCGTGGTATTTGTCAATGCCCCGGAGGACAACCCGTTTATGGCCGGAGCCTTTCACGGGGTGGGCGAGGCGGATGCGGCATTAAACATCGGCATCAGCGGCCCCGGGGTGGTTCGCAGCGTAGTTGAGCAAAACCGGGACTGTGACCTGACCCGGCTCTCAGAGGTGATCAAGCGCACGGTGTTTAAAATCACCCGGGCCGGGGAGTTAATCGGCCGGGAACTGGCCCGGTCACTGGATATCGGATTTGGGATCGTGGATATTTCCCTGGCTTCCACCACGGCCCGGGGCGATTCCGTGGCCGGGGTGATCGAGGCATTCGGCATTGAAAAAATCGGGACCCACGGCTCTACTCTGGCCCTGGCGCTTTTGATGAATGCGGTGAAAAAGGGCGGGGCCATGGCCAGCGGAAATGTGGGGGGGTTAAGCGGCACATTTATTCCCATCAGTGAGGACTCGGGCATGATTGATGCGGTCTGTGCCGGCGCCCTTGGTCTGGATAAGCTCGAAGCCCTGACTGCGGTCTGCTCGGTGGGCCTGGATATGTTTGCCGTACCGGGAGATACGCCCGAAGAAACCCTTTGCGCCATTATTGGCGATGAACTGGCCATCGGGGTGATCAACAACAAGACAACAGCCGTGCGGGTCATTCCGGTGCCGGGCAAAAAGGCCGGGGATCTGGTCCAATTCGGCGGCCTTCTGGGCACCGCACCGGTGATGCATGTCAACGGGTTTTCCTCAAGGGATTTTTTAAAGCGGGGCGGGCGGCTGCCCGCGTCTGTAACCAGCATGCGCAATTAA
- a CDS encoding ACT domain-containing protein, whose product MEKKKEMVFITVIGEDKKGIVATVATYLYHQNINIIDINQRIMPDGCFVMSMFVDVCDATVNMEELSLGLEKIGQELAMSVQVQHENIFRMMHRI is encoded by the coding sequence ATGGAAAAGAAAAAAGAAATGGTGTTTATCACCGTTATTGGCGAGGACAAAAAAGGAATTGTGGCCACGGTGGCCACCTATCTTTATCATCAAAACATCAATATCATCGATATCAACCAGCGGATCATGCCCGACGGCTGCTTTGTCATGTCCATGTTTGTTGATGTCTGCGATGCAACTGTCAACATGGAGGAACTGAGCCTGGGCCTTGAAAAAATTGGCCAGGAGCTGGCCATGTCCGTACAGGTACAGCATGAAAACATTTTCCGGATGATGCACAGGATCTGA
- a CDS encoding DUF6125 family protein, giving the protein MTQNNQTAAFSSIEEMSESDLGRYMVTMMHRMVMHHVLWFSEVKHQMGFEQAMEMLDQAFETSFQIQLKRLSKVLGFEIREGLPAPLLDLSAEKKGELIGALCANWLVNDGVWFQTVEQTHGMNEAKRCNDSCWTHFSPVEAGLIRRFLGLSKKPGLEGLKKALGFRMYANINTQSIIDEGPNSFVFQMNECRVQVARKRKNLADYPCKSAGLVEYSYFAAAVDPRIRTECIGCPPDEHPEEWYCAWRFSMAEE; this is encoded by the coding sequence ATGACACAAAACAATCAAACAGCGGCGTTTTCCTCCATTGAAGAAATGTCTGAATCCGACCTGGGCCGGTATATGGTCACCATGATGCACCGGATGGTCATGCACCACGTGCTATGGTTCTCCGAGGTCAAGCACCAGATGGGCTTTGAACAGGCCATGGAAATGCTGGATCAGGCCTTTGAAACAAGTTTTCAGATCCAGCTCAAACGCCTTTCCAAGGTTCTGGGTTTTGAGATCAGAGAAGGCCTGCCCGCCCCCTTGCTGGATCTTTCAGCAGAAAAAAAGGGCGAGCTCATTGGTGCGCTGTGCGCCAACTGGCTGGTCAATGACGGGGTCTGGTTTCAGACCGTGGAACAGACTCACGGCATGAACGAGGCCAAGCGTTGCAATGACTCCTGCTGGACCCATTTTTCTCCGGTGGAAGCCGGCCTGATCCGCCGTTTTTTGGGGCTTTCCAAAAAACCCGGGCTGGAGGGGCTCAAAAAGGCCCTGGGATTTCGCATGTATGCCAATATCAACACCCAGTCCATTATTGACGAGGGACCCAACAGTTTTGTGTTCCAGATGAATGAATGCCGGGTCCAGGTGGCCAGAAAACGCAAAAACCTGGCCGACTATCCCTGTAAATCCGCCGGGTTGGTGGAATACAGCTATTTTGCCGCAGCCGTTGATCCGCGCATCCGCACCGAGTGCATCGGATGCCCGCCTGACGAACATCCCGAAGAATGGTATTGCGCCTGGCGCTTTTCCATGGCAGAAGAATAA
- a CDS encoding acetoacetate--CoA ligase — MSKLLWQPSEQRIRQTRMYRFMTYVNERYNKDFSCYDHLYQWSVTEIADFWAAVWDFMEIRASVPYDQVIDDLTKMPGAKWFAGARLNFAQNLLRYRDDKTALVFQGEDRAPEYWSYARVYEEAARLAASMKELGVGPGHRVAGYMPNMAETVIAMLAAVSLGATWSSCSPDFGIKGVLDRFGQIEPTVLFSADGYFFKGKRIDTISRLDEIAGQIPSVKRFVVVPYTMENPDISGIKNAVMYPDFRAGGPAPEMEFAQLPADHPLYIMYSSGTTGLPKCMVQGAAGILVNQLKEMVLHTDVGREDTVFYFTTCGWMMWNWLVSALATGATIVLYDGNPFYPGPEALWKMAEDQKISVFGTSAGYLGALENSGLRPGDRFDLSGLRAVLSTGSPLSEEGFEFVYDAIKSDLQLASISGGTDLNGCFALGNPMGPVYAGELQCRGLGMKVEAWDEQGQPVIGRQAELVCTAPFPSMPLYFWNDPDNKKYLSAYFDVYPGVWRHGDYIEINERGGVRIYGRSDATLNPGGVRIGTAEIYRRVNDFAEVEDSLVVGQNWKGDVRVVLFVKPVQGCAVDEDLKDRIKKNLRQNASPRHVPAKILEVPDIPYTLNMKKVELAVKNIIENKPVSNRDALLNPDVLDFYANIKQVHEE, encoded by the coding sequence ATGTCAAAACTGCTTTGGCAGCCATCTGAACAACGAATCCGGCAGACGCGCATGTACCGCTTCATGACTTATGTCAATGAGCGGTACAACAAGGATTTTTCCTGTTATGACCATCTCTACCAGTGGTCTGTCACCGAGATTGCCGATTTCTGGGCGGCAGTCTGGGATTTTATGGAAATCCGGGCATCTGTGCCCTATGATCAGGTCATCGATGACCTGACCAAAATGCCCGGCGCCAAATGGTTTGCCGGCGCACGGCTCAATTTTGCGCAAAATCTGCTGCGATACCGGGATGACAAAACCGCTCTGGTTTTCCAGGGTGAAGACCGGGCCCCGGAGTACTGGAGCTATGCCCGGGTCTATGAGGAAGCCGCGCGCCTGGCCGCATCCATGAAGGAATTGGGTGTGGGTCCGGGCCACCGCGTAGCCGGCTACATGCCCAACATGGCTGAAACCGTTATTGCCATGCTGGCGGCCGTGAGCCTGGGGGCCACATGGTCCTCGTGCTCACCGGATTTCGGCATCAAGGGAGTGCTCGACCGGTTCGGCCAGATTGAGCCAACTGTGCTGTTTTCCGCTGACGGCTATTTTTTCAAGGGCAAACGAATCGACACCATTTCCCGCCTGGATGAAATTGCCGGGCAAATCCCGTCGGTCAAACGATTTGTGGTTGTGCCCTATACCATGGAAAACCCTGACATTTCGGGTATCAAAAACGCCGTGATGTATCCGGATTTCCGGGCCGGCGGGCCGGCACCGGAAATGGAATTTGCTCAATTGCCGGCCGACCACCCTCTTTATATCATGTATTCATCCGGCACCACAGGTCTTCCCAAGTGCATGGTCCAGGGGGCCGCGGGAATACTGGTCAACCAGTTAAAGGAAATGGTGCTGCACACGGATGTGGGACGCGAAGACACGGTTTTTTATTTCACCACCTGCGGGTGGATGATGTGGAACTGGCTTGTCAGCGCCCTGGCCACGGGCGCCACCATTGTGCTCTATGACGGCAATCCGTTTTACCCGGGGCCGGAAGCCTTGTGGAAAATGGCGGAAGATCAGAAAATCAGCGTTTTCGGCACCAGCGCAGGATACCTGGGAGCACTGGAAAATTCCGGATTGCGGCCGGGTGACCGCTTTGATCTGAGCGGTCTGCGGGCGGTTTTGTCCACAGGCTCGCCTTTGTCTGAGGAAGGTTTTGAGTTTGTTTATGACGCCATCAAAAGTGATTTGCAGCTGGCCTCCATTTCCGGGGGCACGGATTTAAACGGCTGTTTTGCCCTGGGCAATCCCATGGGTCCGGTCTACGCAGGTGAATTGCAGTGCCGGGGCCTTGGCATGAAAGTGGAAGCCTGGGATGAACAGGGTCAGCCGGTTATCGGCCGGCAGGCGGAACTGGTGTGCACCGCACCTTTTCCGTCCATGCCCCTGTATTTCTGGAACGACCCGGACAACAAGAAATATTTGTCGGCCTATTTTGATGTCTATCCCGGGGTGTGGCGGCACGGGGACTATATTGAGATCAACGAGCGCGGCGGAGTAAGGATTTACGGCCGGTCGGATGCCACATTAAACCCCGGCGGCGTGCGTATCGGCACGGCTGAGATCTACCGCCGGGTCAATGATTTTGCCGAGGTTGAAGACAGCCTGGTGGTGGGCCAGAACTGGAAGGGGGACGTGCGGGTGGTGCTGTTTGTCAAACCGGTGCAGGGGTGTGCAGTGGATGAGGATCTGAAAGACCGGATTAAAAAAAATCTGCGGCAGAATGCTTCACCCCGCCACGTGCCGGCCAAAATTCTGGAAGTACCCGATATTCCCTATACACTGAATATGAAAAAAGTGGAGCTGGCGGTTAAAAACATCATTGAAAACAAACCCGTGAGCAACCGGGACGCGCTTTTAAACCCGGATGTGCTCGATTTTTATGCCAACATCAAGCAAGTGCACGAGGAGTAG
- a CDS encoding pyruvate carboxyltransferase has protein sequence MTEYDLWKIFPRMPEKVTIGDITVRDGFQHLEKFISTRAKIFYAEEMIFAGCRNIEVTNLGNPYLLPQFSDAEEVLGYLRGERFKKRCAKRGVNPDDVCITAVTIREPAVDRAIALKQKGIGPDRVLMMVSTEEEHHFANSGVTLPMYWKEAERCIKKCTDAGIKMCGTVSTIWGSPIAGATELKDAVEFTKRWLEIGAADIEHADHDGSASAPDVYRYFSMILDEIPNTDLHLAHFHETKRVAAASILATLQAGITQFEATLGGMGGQPANFLDDCPVPGTGEYYYDDPRYVGLNCLEDMLVQIDEMGIAHGYDVDRVLWLGRQMERTAGNRLRSEAVINGRTLKEGHMKFARPGLKQLKQKQGENPDQLLPAEWGEQAVLPEKLRPV, from the coding sequence ATGACCGAATATGATCTCTGGAAAATTTTTCCGCGCATGCCCGAAAAAGTCACCATTGGTGATATCACGGTTCGCGACGGGTTCCAGCATCTGGAAAAGTTTATCTCCACCCGGGCCAAGATTTTTTACGCGGAGGAAATGATTTTTGCCGGGTGCCGCAACATCGAGGTCACCAACCTGGGAAACCCCTACCTGCTGCCCCAGTTTTCGGACGCAGAAGAGGTGCTGGGCTATCTTCGGGGAGAGCGGTTTAAAAAGCGCTGTGCCAAGAGGGGCGTTAACCCGGATGATGTCTGCATCACGGCCGTGACCATCCGGGAACCAGCAGTGGATCGGGCCATTGCGCTAAAGCAGAAAGGTATCGGCCCGGACCGGGTGCTGATGATGGTTTCCACAGAAGAGGAGCATCATTTTGCCAACTCCGGGGTCACGCTTCCCATGTACTGGAAGGAGGCCGAGCGGTGCATCAAAAAATGCACGGATGCGGGAATCAAGATGTGCGGCACTGTGAGCACCATCTGGGGCAGCCCCATTGCCGGAGCCACTGAATTAAAGGATGCAGTGGAATTTACCAAGCGGTGGCTGGAAATCGGGGCAGCAGACATCGAGCATGCAGATCATGACGGAAGTGCTTCAGCCCCTGATGTATACCGCTATTTTTCCATGATCCTTGACGAAATACCCAACACGGATCTGCACCTCGCACATTTCCATGAAACCAAGCGTGTTGCCGCAGCCTCCATTCTGGCAACCCTGCAGGCGGGCATCACCCAGTTTGAAGCCACCCTTGGCGGCATGGGTGGCCAGCCGGCCAATTTTCTGGATGACTGCCCGGTGCCGGGAACCGGGGAGTATTATTATGATGATCCGCGCTATGTGGGATTAAACTGTCTGGAGGACATGCTGGTGCAGATCGATGAGATGGGCATTGCCCACGGATACGACGTGGACCGGGTGCTCTGGCTGGGCCGCCAGATGGAGCGGACAGCGGGTAACAGGCTCCGCAGTGAGGCGGTAATCAACGGCCGGACATTAAAGGAGGGCCACATGAAGTTTGCCCGGCCGGGCTTAAAACAGCTCAAGCAAAAGCAGGGGGAAAATCCGGACCAGCTGCTGCCCGCAGAATGGGGAGAGCAGGCCGTGCTGCCGGAAAAGCTCAGGCCCGTGTAA
- a CDS encoding acyl-CoA carboxylase subunit beta, producing MTEAMTENRQHWLNEEAKLDERVNAALWPGGQEAVDRLAKQGKKPVRELIDQLIDPGTQFFELSRIAGFGMNYPGVEDVPCAGVVTGLGKIYGNWTMIFANDSRVKAGTYFPITLKKHMRAQAIAEKNGLNCVYIADSGGAFLPMQADVFPDDQHFGSMFYNMARMSAMGLKQVTLSTGGNTAGGAYIVFMACEAVMIDKMSYSFLGGPPLVKMATGEEISAEDLGGARVHTHVSGGADHFCKNQDEAIEKVREVLSLEPLQTCHLQRFEESPSLYPMERIYDILPALGSQAIDTRSVIETMADDSHFIEYKAHYAPGRGDNILAGKVRIKGYPMGVIASNRIGIIFEEAARKAAEWIVRCSHEKIPILFVQGSPGYMVGSDAEHNGIGKYGADMVRAVSCAQVPRIQLVIGQDNGAANYGMCGRAYRPTFLFNTMRGRTSVMSGRSAGGVLLSIEDRKRQAQGKPMTDEERDAFYKKMVEKYDGEAHPFFCGARLLNDRTLKFTEIRDWLAMAAEVSTLQPIGEPGFGNFRF from the coding sequence ATGACAGAAGCCATGACTGAAAACCGGCAGCATTGGTTAAACGAGGAGGCAAAGCTTGATGAACGGGTCAATGCGGCTTTGTGGCCCGGCGGGCAGGAGGCCGTGGACCGCCTGGCCAAACAGGGCAAAAAACCAGTGCGCGAACTTATTGATCAGTTGATCGACCCGGGCACCCAATTTTTTGAGCTTTCCCGGATTGCCGGATTCGGGATGAATTACCCGGGGGTCGAGGATGTGCCCTGCGCCGGGGTGGTCACGGGCCTTGGAAAAATCTACGGCAACTGGACCATGATTTTTGCCAATGACAGCCGGGTCAAGGCCGGGACCTATTTTCCCATTACCCTGAAAAAGCACATGCGCGCCCAGGCCATTGCGGAAAAAAACGGGCTTAACTGCGTCTATATCGCTGATTCCGGCGGGGCCTTTCTGCCCATGCAGGCCGATGTATTCCCGGACGATCAGCATTTCGGCTCCATGTTTTACAACATGGCCCGGATGTCGGCCATGGGATTAAAGCAGGTGACCCTGAGCACCGGGGGCAATACCGCGGGCGGAGCCTATATCGTGTTTATGGCATGCGAGGCCGTAATGATCGACAAAATGTCCTATTCTTTTCTGGGCGGACCGCCCCTGGTAAAAATGGCCACCGGAGAGGAGATTTCCGCGGAAGACCTGGGCGGTGCGCGGGTGCACACCCATGTATCGGGCGGGGCCGATCATTTTTGCAAAAATCAGGACGAAGCCATTGAGAAAGTGCGGGAGGTTTTGTCCCTGGAGCCTTTGCAGACCTGCCATCTCCAGCGTTTTGAGGAAAGCCCGTCTTTATATCCCATGGAACGGATCTATGATATCCTGCCGGCCCTGGGCAGCCAGGCCATTGATACCCGGTCCGTGATCGAAACCATGGCCGATGATAGCCATTTTATTGAATACAAGGCCCATTACGCTCCGGGCCGGGGCGATAATATTCTTGCCGGCAAGGTCCGGATCAAGGGCTATCCCATGGGGGTGATCGCCTCCAACCGAATCGGGATCATATTCGAGGAAGCCGCCCGAAAGGCCGCGGAATGGATCGTGCGTTGTTCCCATGAAAAAATTCCCATTTTGTTTGTCCAGGGTTCGCCCGGCTACATGGTGGGATCTGATGCCGAGCACAACGGCATTGGAAAATACGGGGCCGACATGGTAAGGGCCGTGTCCTGCGCCCAGGTGCCCAGAATTCAGCTGGTCATCGGCCAGGACAACGGCGCGGCCAACTACGGCATGTGCGGAAGGGCCTACCGGCCCACGTTTTTGTTTAACACCATGCGGGGCCGGACTTCGGTGATGAGCGGCAGAAGTGCCGGCGGGGTGCTGCTCTCCATTGAAGACAGAAAACGCCAGGCCCAGGGCAAGCCCATGACAGACGAAGAGCGCGATGCATTTTATAAAAAAATGGTGGAAAAATATGACGGCGAGGCCCATCCGTTTTTCTGCGGGGCCCGGCTGTTAAACGACCGGACCCTGAAATTTACCGAAATCCGGGACTGGCTGGCCATGGCCGCAGAAGTCAGCACCCTGCAGCCCATCGGCGAGCCCGGTTTCGGCAATTTCCGCTTTTAA